One genomic window of Chanos chanos chromosome 13, fChaCha1.1, whole genome shotgun sequence includes the following:
- the LOC115826609 gene encoding transmembrane protein 80-like: protein MALSSVLLQMLLYFSAFYFLFYFLSSLGLIIYKCQVLSYPDDNLVLDLGLLFLLAVLEVLRVYWGMRGNLQESEGYVGASLISTVATVLLAVYFTVWQSYVLRADLIISSILLCVYGVTGVFGLITLARFTSLWIVSVRNT from the exons ATGGCG CTGTCCTCTGTCCTTCTGCAAATGCTGCTGTACTTCTCAGCATTCTATTTCCTGTTCTACTTCCTGTCATCTCTGGGCCTCATCATCTACAAGT gCCAAGTGCTGAGTTACCCTGATGATAATCTGGTGTTGGATCTGGGTTTGCTTTTCCTCCTGGCTGTTCTGGAGGTTCTGCGTGTGTACTGGG gaatgAGAGGGAACCTGCAGGAGAGTGAGGGCTATGTTGGGGCGAGTCTCATAAGCACGGTTGCCACGGTGCTCCTGGCCGTCTATTTCACCGTGTGGCAGTCGTATGTGTTGAGAGCTGACCTGATCATCAGCTctattctgctgtgtgtgtatggagtgacCGGCGTGTTTGGACTGATCACTCTGGCCAGATTCACCAG tttGTGGATCGTATCGGTGAGAAACACCTGA